A single region of the Sorghum bicolor cultivar BTx623 chromosome 7, Sorghum_bicolor_NCBIv3, whole genome shotgun sequence genome encodes:
- the LOC8075387 gene encoding DNA repair protein RAD4, protein MRRTRSQSASGGNTPPAAGPSAEVAGRRRASPAAKGKSPATKVETASPLRNARRKGRPKTESKDNSSVETCSAGSCDKNNLEEQTESLDNNDAAEMDWEEGHLEKIEYSDELRETITVEFNDVPSSTNKKSVRRPTAEEKELAELVHKVHLLCLIARGRVIDKACDDTLIQASVLSLVPYHLLWGLSDVPNLKAVNLRSLVSWFHRTFCVTAQSTDRGSFKSNLAFTIQDHVGTAEEVCALSVALFRALNLTARFVTNLDVAGLKPDTKVKGTFSQDASRLCTRALPCSSPFSDDNMITTPALMKDNSQGSVSMNQQRGDLGKLKQDSACKRSLSKTLSVIKSDHESSCASTSKDKSASNQFPSSNDAEVPKRKGDVEFELQLEMALSATAAETQNSKLATHMSQSTVSLQNSSPPLKKMRQNVEAVSSSSAIWSRSAGAPLYWAEVYCGGQASTGRWVHVDVVNDLIDAERKVETSSAVCKKPLRYVVAFAGNGAKDVTRRYCLQWHRIAQGRVNSEWWDNVLAPLKHMELAATNNYEDMELQTRALTEPLPTNQQAYKDHHLYALEKWLHKNQILHPKGPVLGFCKGHPVYPRSCVQTLQSRHGWLREGLQVRENELAAKVVTRPKRTFNAQSVQSSGNEDGLKPTLELYGEWQLEPLQLPHAVNGVVPKNERGQVDVWSEKCLPPGTVHLRLPRLFQVAKRLGIDYAPAMVGFDYRSGRCLPVFDGIVVCTEFKSAILEAYAEEEERRQAEERKQEEAQALSRWYQLLCSIVTRQRLKDSYKTPSHGFGNQGLPENDSTHRSTRSSRSLEREPSSSKPQTDHDHEHEFPEEDQSFDEETFVRTKRCPCGFSIQVEEL, encoded by the exons ATGCGGCGGACGAGGAGCCAGTCCGCGAGCGGGGGGAACACCCCGCCCGCTGCCG GACCAAGCGCGGAGGTCGCCGGTCGCCGGAGGGCTTCGCCTGCCGCGAAAGGGAAATCGCCTGCCACCAAG GTGGAAACAGCATCGCCACTGAGGAATGCACGCAGAAAAGGTAGACCCAAGACTGAGTCGAAAGATAATTCCAGTGTGGAAACGTGTAGTGCGGGGAGCTGTGACAAGAACAATTTGGAggaacaaacagaatcccttgATAATAATGATGCAGCTGAAATGGACTGGGAAGAGGGGCACCTGGAGAAGATTGAGTACTCCGATGAGCTCAGAGAGACCATCACTGTTGAGTTCAACGACGTACCTTCTTCCACTAACAAGAAGAGTGTTCGGAGGCCCACTGCTGAGGAAAAG GAGTTGGCTGAACTTGTTCACAAGGTCCATTTGCTTTGCCTAATAGCAAGGGGTAGAGTAATTGACAAGGCTTGCGATGATACTCTTATTCAG GCCTCAGTTCTCTCTCTTGTACCGTACCACTTACTATGGGGTCTTTCAGATGTTCCAAACCTGAAAGCTGTTAACCTACGTAGTCTTGTGAGCTGG TTCCATCGTACTTTTTGTGTAACTGCACAATCCACTGACAGGGGATCTTTTAAATCAAATTTGGCTTTCACTATTCAAGACCATGTAGGCACTGCTGAAGAG GTTTGTGCACTTTCTGTGGCATTATTCAGGGCACTCAACTTAACAGCTAG GTTTGTTACAAATCTGGATGTTGCTGGACTCAAGCCTGATACTAAAGTGAAGGGAACATTCAGTCAAGATGCATCTAGGCTTTGTACTAGGGCACTACCATGTAGTTCTCCTTTTTCCGATGATAATATGATTACTACTCCTGCTCTAATGAAAGATAATTCTCAAGGTAGTGTCAGCATGAATCAACAAAGAGGTGATCTTGGAAAATTGAAACAGGACTCAGCATGCAAGAGAAGTTTATCTAAAACTTTGTCAGTCATAAAATCAGATCATGAAAGTAGCTGTGCATCAACATCAAAAGATAAATCAGCCAGCAACCAATTTCCTTCCAGTAATGATGCTGAAGTaccaaaaagaaaaggggatGTGGAATTTGAGTTGCAACTGGAAATGGCTCTTTCAGCTACTGCTGCCGAAACCCAAAATAGTAAACTAGCTACTCACATGAGTCAATCGACTGTTAGCTTACAAAATTCCAGTCCACCATTGAAGAAAATGCGTCAAAATGTGGAAGCTGTATCCAGCTCAAGTGCAATTTGGtcaagaagtgctggagctccgctATATTGGGCCGAGGTATACTGTGGTGGGCAAGCATCAACAGGAAGATGGGTGCATGTTGATGTTGTGAATGATCTCATTGATGCTGAACGGAAAGTAGAAACTTCTTCTGCTGTTTGCAAGAAGCCTTTAAGATATGTTGTTGCTTTTGCTGGAAATGGAGCCAAGGATGTAACCAGAAG GTATTGCTTGCAGTGGCACAGAATTGCACAGGGCAGAGTGAATTCAGAGTGGTGGGATAATGTTTTGGCACCACTAAAACATATGGAACTGGCAGCAACAAACAACTATGAAGACATGGAACTTCAAACCAGAGCCCTTACAGAGCCTCTTCCTACCAATCAACAG GCATACAAAGACCATCACCTATATGCTCTTGAGAAGTGGCTTCACAAGAACCAAATTCTTCACCCCAAAGGTCCAGTTCTTGGCTTCTGCAAAGGACATCCTGTTTATCCAAGATCCTGTGTTCAAACACTGCAGTCAAGACATGGATGGTTGCGGGAGGGCCTGCAAGTCCGAGAAAATGAGTTGGCTGCAAAG GTTGTTACACGTCCAAAGAGGACTTTCAATGCTCAGTCGGTTCAATCAAGTGGTAACGAAGATGGTCTTAAACCAACCTTGGAACTATATGGTGAATGGCAACTGGAACCTCTACAGCTTCCCCATGCTGTAAATGGCGTTGTGCCAAAG AATGAACGAGGCCAAGTTGATGTATGGTCAGAGAAATGCCTTCCGCCTGGTACTGTACACTTGAGGTTACCAAGATTATTCCAGGTTGCAAAGAGACTTGGCATCGACTATGCTCCTGCCATGGTCGGGTTTGATTATCGCAGTGGTCGGTGCCTCCCTGTCTTTGATGGGATTGTTGTCTGTACCGAATTCAAAAGTGCTATCCTGGAG GCATATGCAGAAGAAGAGGAGCGGAGACAAGCTGAGGAGAGGAAGCAGGAGGAGGCTCAGGCACTCTCCAGATGGTATCAGCTGCTCTGCTCCATTGTAACAAGACAGAGGTTGAAGGACTCCTACAAAACACCTTCACACGGGTTTGGTAACCAAGGGCTGCCCGAAAATGATAGCACCCATAGAAGCACTCGCAGCAGTCGATCCTTGGAGAGGGAGCCTAGTTCAAGCAAACCGCAGACAGATCATGACCATGAGCATGAATTTCCAGAGGAAGACCAGAGCTTTGATGAGGAGACCTTTGTGAGGACAAAACGCTGCCCATGTGGTTTTTCTATCCAAGTAGAGGAGTTGTAG
- the LOC8075388 gene encoding probable inactive receptor kinase RLK902, with the protein MVSITVICATVVVPASTIFAIAAESASIPDGSLLVCLSLEEPANKGRRVVPPYHSYVPSGGIVMEADYMALERLGVDMRGTVARWSHTQQRREQPPYVLITGNADGSVKTQEGSHSAHPRLDLHRRRAHHQLRFTLVYRDKANGEERTIRTRRLGIKRSCLSRHVDTPPIQPRPPPPIPPSPLINSRLLPQSLQPAPSPCCARPAGCFIVYYSPLASLILNSRVPCLLAWKVADLAAAPAMARQRRPVGGARVAVLFVVVALLAAALPGLVAQDLAGDRLALLALRDALDRGRLLPWNTADPTPCKWRGVLCSNQTGQGVPQRVVELRLPGKRLIGTIPLGTVGNLTALQALSLRHNGITGGIPADIGNCDQLTVVNLTRNQFAGAVPEGFFSLAVLRNVDLSRNRLAGGVSQEFNRLKQLDTLFLDNNDFAGALPPGFYLPSLSRFNVSFNAQLTGPVPASLAGMPASAFQGTALCGGPLLACPNSPGGEKKKRLSRWAIVGIIAGAALVLLLIVGLVACLRRRQVASAASAGRPTETAAAANVRETTTPITVTLARTDRDAVKQSHAPPLAPVMISEGKKLVFLGSAPDRPYDLETLLRASAEVLGKGQHGTTYRATLDGGEPVLAVKRLREVHLSENEFRHRATALGALHHGNLTRLRAYFYSKEEKLLVYDFVGAGSLSALLHDGSLEGRARLDFTARARIALAAARGVAFIHQGGAKSSHGNLKSSNIVVTATRDGAYVSDYGIAQVTGAAAPPPRRGAGYHAPEVTDARSVPQSADVYSFGVVVLELLSGRAPQHALPEGADGVDLPRWVRSVVQEEWTSEVFDAAIANEPRVEGEMMRLLQLGIECTEQRPDRRPTMAEVEARIERIVEDTCRKDDFSSTDGSRSVSA; encoded by the exons ATGGTGTCTATCACCGTCATCTGCGCCACCGTAGTGGTGCCTGCCTCCACCATCTTCGCCATAGCTGCGGAGAGCGCCTCCATT CCCGACGGCTCCCTGCTCGTGTGCCTGTCCCTCGAGGAGCCCGCAAACAAGGGACGCCGTGTCGTGCCACCGTACCACTCGTACGTGCCGTCCGGTGGGATCGTCATGGAGGCGGACTACATGGCACTCGAGAGGCTTGGGGTGGACATGCGCGGCACCGTGGCAAGATGGTCGCACACGCAGCAAAGAAGGGAGCAGCCACCGTACGTGCTCATCACCGGCAACGCGGACGGCAGCGTCAAGACTCAAGAGGGGAGTCATTCCGCTCACCCCCGG CTGGACCTGCACAGACGACGAGCTCACCACCAGCTCCGCTTCACACTCGTATATAGAGATAAAGCCAACGGAGAAGAACGTACTATACGAACCAGACGACTAGGTATAAAAAGGTCCTGTCTTTCCCGCCATGTCGACACACCTCCGATCCAACCGCGTCCCCCGCCACCGATTCCTCCGTCGCCGCTGATCAACTCTAGGCTGCTGCCTCAAAGCCTCCAGCCGGCGCCGTCGCCTTGTTGCGCGCGCCCAGCCGGCTGCTTTATTGTTTACTACTCGCCATTGGCATCGTTGATTCTTAACTCCCGAGTGCCTTGCTTGCTTGCCTGGAAGGTTGCGGACCTCGCAGCGGCGCCGGCGATGGCGCGCCAGCGGCGGCCGGTCGGCGGTGCCCGCGTGGCGGTCCTGTTCGTGGTGGTCGCGCTGCTCGCCGCCGCGCTGCCTGGGCTCGTGGCGCAGGACCTGGCGGGGGACCGCTTGGCGCTGCTAGCGCTGCGGGACGCGCTGGACAGAGGTCGCCTCCTCCCGTGGAACACCGCGGATCCAACGCCGTGCAAATGGCGCGGCGTCTTGTGCAGCAACCAGACCGGCCAGGGCGTGCCGCAGCGCGTCGTCGAGCTGCGGCTGCCCGGGAAGCGGCTGATCGGGACGATACCGCTAGGCACGGTGGGGAACCTCACCGCGCTGCAGGCGCTGTCGCTCCGGCACAACGGTATCACGGGGGGTATCCCGGCCGATATCGGCAACTGCGACCAGCTGACCGTGGTGAACCTCACGAGGAACCAGTTCGCCGGCGCCGTGCCGGAGGGCTTCTTCTCGCTCGCGGTGCTCAGGAACGTTGACCTCTCGCGGAACCGCCTCGCCGGCGGCGTGTCGCAGGAGTTCAACAGGCTCAAGCAGCTGGACACGCTGTTCCTCGACAACAACGACTTCGCCGGCGCGCTTCCGCCGGGCTTTTACCTTCCCAGCCTCTCGCGCTTCAACGTGTCGTTCAACGCGCAGCTCACTGGCCCCGTGCCGGCGTCGCTCGCCGGGATGCCCGCGAGCGCGTTCCAAGGCACGGCGCTCTGCGGCGGCCCTCTCCTCGCGTGCCCCAACTCTCCTGGTGGCGAAAAGAAGAAGCGCCTGTCCCGTTGGGCAATCGTCGGCATCATCGCCGGCGCCGCGCTCGTTCTCTTGCTCATCGTGGGGCTCGTCGCCTGCCTCCGCCGACGCCAGGTGGcgtcggcggcgtcggcggggaGGCCCACGGAGACTGCGGCGGCAGCCAACGTGCGCGAGACTACCACGCCTATAACGGTGACTCTGGCGAGGACGGACAGGGACGCCGTGAAGCAGTCCCACGCGCCGCCGCTCGCGCCGGTGATGATCAGCGAGGGCAAGAAGCTGGTGTTCCTGGGGAGCGCGCCCGACAGGCCATACGACCTGGAGACGCTTCTGCGGGCGTCGGCCGAGGTGCTCGGCAAGGGCCAGCACGGCACCACGTACCGCGCCACGCTCGACGGCGGCGAGCCCGTCCTCGCCGTCAAGCGCCTCCGCGAGGTGCACCTCTCCGAGAACGAGTTCCGCCACAGGGCCACCGCGCTTGGTGCTCTCCATCACGGCAACTTGACCCGCCTGCGCGCCTACTTCTACAGCAAGGAGGAGAAGCTCCTCGTCTACGACTTCGTCGGCGCCGGCAGCCTCTCTGCCCTCCTCCACG ACGGAAGCTTGGAGGGCCGTGCGCGGCTGGACTTCACGGCGCGCGCGCGCATCGcgctggcggcggcgcgcggcgtGGCGTTCATCCACCAGGGCGGGGCCAAGTCGTCGCACGGCAACCTCAAGTCATCCAACATCGTCGTCACCGCCACGCGCGACGGCGCCTACGTCTCCGACTACGGCATCGCGCAGGTCACGGGtgccgcggcgccgccgccgaggcggGGCGCCGGGTACCACGCCCCGGAGGTGACCGACGCCCGGAGCGTGCCGCAGAGCGCCGACGTGTACAGTTTCGGCGTCGTGGTGCTGGAGCTGCTCAGCGGGCGCGCGCCCCAGCACGCGCTGCCGGAAGGCGCCGACGGCGTGGACCTGCCGCGGTGGGTGCGGTCCGTGGTGCAGGAGGAGTGGACGTCCGAGGTGTTCGACGCCGCCATCGCCAACGAGCCGCGCGTCGAGGGGGAGATGATGCGGCTGCTGCAGCTCGGCATTGAGTGCACCGAGCAGCGCCCCGACCGGCGACCAACCATGGCCGAGGTGGAGGCGAGGATCGAGCGCATCGTCGAGGACACCTGCCGGAAAGACGATTTCAGCAGCACGGACGGCAGCCGGAGCGTTTCGGCGTGA
- the LOC8075639 gene encoding THO complex subunit 4D — protein MSYYERRGGDRGSGRIQGSGGRGGHVLRGRSGLPPRGPLGVNSRPSARTIAKSFSRTKDMTWRPDLFSDSMAASGIETGTKLYISNLDYGVSNEDIKELFSEVGHLKRFAVHYDGYGRPNGTAEVVFTRRSDAIAALKRYNNVLLDGKAMKIEVIGSDLGLPMTPRINVVGASNGRATRTVVMTPEFSQRGRGSSSRPLSNPSNRFNNRGGFQAGRGRGQFQARGRGRGQFQSRGRGRGQFQGRGRGRKPEKTADELDKDLESYHAEAMKTD, from the exons ATGTCATATTACGAAAGAAGGGGTGGAGATAGGGGTAGTGGCCGTATTCAAGGAAGTGGTGGGCGAGGTGGACATGTCCTGCGTGGAAGATCAGGATTGCCTCCCCGAGGACCTCTTGGGGTTAACTCCCGTCCATCTGCACGCACTATTGCTAAG TCATTTAGCAGAACCAAAGACATGACCTGGAGACCTGATCTATTTAGTGATAGCATGGCGGCTAGTGGAATAGAAACTGGTACAAAATTGTACATTTCAAACTTGGACTATGGGGTTTCTAATGAGGATATAAAG GAGCTGTTTTCGGAAGTTGGCCATTTGAAACGCTTTGCTGTTCACTATGATGGTTATGGCCGCCCAAAT GGCACTGCAGAGGTGGTGTTTACACGAAGGAGCGATGCAATTGCTGCACTGAAGCGTTACAATAATGTTCTACTTGATGGAAAAGCTATGAAGATAGAAGTCATTGGAAGTGACTTAGGCTTGCCTATGACACCTCGTATAAATGTCGTTGGTGCTTCTAATGGCAGAGCTACAAGAACAGTTGTTATGAC GCCTGAGTTTAGTCAACGTGGCAGGGGTTCAAGCAGTAGACCTCTAAG TAATCCAAGCAACAGGTTTAACAACCGTGGTGGTTTCCAAGCTGGTCGAGGCCGTGGCCAGTTCCAGGCCCGTGGCAGGGGCCGTGGCCAGTTCCAGAGCCGGGGCAGGGGCCGTGGCCAGTTCCAGGGCCGTGGCAGAGGGAGGAAGCCTGAGAAGACTGCAGATGAGTTGGATAAAGACCTGGAAAGCTATCACGCAGAGGCCATGAAAACCGATTGA